The sequence below is a genomic window from Vicia villosa cultivar HV-30 ecotype Madison, WI unplaced genomic scaffold, Vvil1.0 ctg.001349F_1_1, whole genome shotgun sequence.
aatcttgttctaacactaacgTTTTAAACATGTTCGTGAGTTGCTATAATACAGGTTTGGTCCATAATATGTGGCTTAGAACGTGTGAATAACGATTCACCATCATTAAGGCATAAGGAAGCTCTATATTCGTGTTCATGTTTTTACAGTTTTTTTGGCAAAACTAATGCCATATTCGTGCTTAGTAGGTGTGGTTTAGTCAATTTGGGCGTTCGCTAGATCCGGTAGACATCGTTTTGGTGAGTTTTGGCGTTTTCAGGAAACCGAAGgaatttccgcaggaaattctATAGATGAATgcgcaagaaaatccgcaggtgcggaggttgaagaagaagactAGAAGCATTGAAAGGTTGACTGGGCGTGGAAGCGTTGCATTGGAAGGTCAACCAATACTGCCCTTCTCTTCACGCGCGGCGCATCATTATTAGCCAGTCAATGAGTCCAAATCCTCTCTTCTCCTCTCATTCGTTGGTCAAATGCAAGGGGCCCAGCTGACTCATGTTTTTGACTCTtaacatttatcacatatttaagtatttttttaattcGGTTTGGTTTTATTTCAGCAAACAAATTTAGTACAACTGGCCAAAGCAGCATTCACGGACCATACAcagcctgggttcgatccccaggaaagaaatttatttttatcacttGCGAAGTTGGTAGATCCACCGCCTTTATCTCGTGATGGACCACCATGCGCCTCAAGCATCAACCACAAGATCACACCAAGGCCAAATCCAAGGGCACCTGGATGCGCTGTTCACCATGTTCCCTCAAGGAAGCACCCACACTGGATCCAGCGCCCTCAGCCAGGTTTTtctttaactatttattttattttgcttctttttaaaaaccttttttttattttctttttcaacctaagtttttaatttattttttaattaaatcaatttctttatttttataattaattaagttagataattaattttaatttaattaattaggatagttagttaattaattaggtaaattAGTTAGgattaacatttaatttaatattgttagataattttaggctaattaattatttttagattttcagaccctgattttatttttggctaactatttttcaccatgactattaatcactgttttccctaacccttttaatttttgatctgttaccttATAATTATGGAGGTTTTTTGTGCGCGAATTCTTTCCTCATCCCATACTCTATGATTGTCGAATGCCTTCTTtaaatatttttcctttttaattgtgcctttttatttctgcctttttatttaattatctgcctttatttcaattatttaaattttctgccatttaaattctagaaaatgtgtataggtcgcaataagttttcttgtaatagttgcaggttttattttctgcctttatttttctgccctacaggtgtttattgtaatagcgtaggaacttttaattctacCCTTATTTCaattgcatggttagtaatcctagggagtgcaagccttgttaaaatgaattagaccacttatttacaagataaatatccgaACTTAACCACATGAttatgccacacacacacctttagggtaacccttcttatgttgcctattgccttttaattacgattctaaaatagtcaagtccctcgattccgaggatacctaaagcaaatgctgccttaattcattgaaatcatcataatattttgtccctcgatgctgcctcggaaataaagatgattgtcccattgctaaggtatcctcgcctgttgcctaaatgactattctatccttccctaaagactacctaccctctatatggtagggacagttttatggcgaacgatacttcctcgatgaccctttacatccaatgaaaggacttcttaccctcctatggtatggatagccctttcaaagtgaaaagctaaaagaaatttttttctaacttagggtaggtgctcctgattgcttgctctattcaaattcaaattcaaaattccaatctctttttcccactttttttcaaatactttcaaaacgaggctacgcttatttacaagctaaagtccttattcaaaaatctttttctaatcacacacttcaaacattttgaaaacaaaatgagctaagaaattaagagcccatggataaccatggatacaaagggtgcttacacattccctttgtataacctatcccccgaactcaaaatcttttaaaggtcttttctgttcttttagcctttctatatattggttaaaataaaagtcgatggcgactcttgcttaccgggacatttcaaaaagtcagttctcccaccgtgttacaactTGTAAATTTAATTCACCCTCTTTTAGATTAATTGCAATACTTATATTCGGGTCCACTCCCTCTAATGTGTCCGCTCCGTCCTAGTCTATTTTTTTGCgaacataaattttttaatttttaggcttaaaagttGCAGTTCCCGTGGGCCTTCCCTGTCGCGCCCCCCCTTACCTTTTTACGGGATGAACCTTGATTTTAGGCCTGCACCATCAACTATGCTCACCCCATACTGCCCCATTTTTTGTGGATTTTGCAGGACTGACCTAAATTGGGCAGACATGGTCGTTTTCTATCCTTCTTTATATgcatcatatttttttaaaaggcgGTATTTCGTTCATAATTTTGCAGATTTCCATTATTTTTACCAAAAATTTCATAAATGTCCGGTATTTCATcaaaaaattgtaaaatatctcgttattttcaaaaaaactttgGTATTTCTTCATCTAAATGAAaaaattgcaaagaatctgatACTACAACGATGTCGGAGTGTCAAGTCAAAGTGTGGGGGTGACAGGATAAAATCTCCAAGATTCATTTTGTTGGTTAATAGGCTTTAGATTCCGGATCAATGGTTGGGCTCATTTTTACACCATTTGTTCAAGGATTTAATCTGGGACCCTGACTTATACTTGGCAACCCAACATATTTCATAGTTCCAAAACTGCCCCTAGACAAAATTGGATCAAAATGTGGGAACAAAATTTTTGGTAGTTCATTATGAATTTCCGAgaacattttaaaatttttggtagTGTATTTTTAAGTATCCAATATGAACTTTTTACCTGTTGTTTTTTATAAATCTggtatatttttttggatttttttaaagaattggTAGTTCTTATtcgataatataaaaaattataacactatcagaattttcaaaaagtgttgtagattattgatttttttgaatGTGTGAACTATCGGCAGTTTTCAAATATCCGAAAAACTATATCAGTTTTTTGTCGAATATAAACAACTATTGGTAGTTTTCAAAAATTTGGAAATCTATACCaaagtttttgaaaaattcgatatttcttcaaatatttatcAGAAATCAATGATTTTTTATCAGAAATTTTTAACATTTCTTCGAAAAATTCAGTAAACGcaataaaaaatcccaaaaaaaattagtaagGGAATAAAAGTAATAGCAGCCCCATGTGTCTAGTGCCTGATATAATTTTGGGGATGGCAGGTTAAATTTCGTGCCTAATACGAAATTCATAAGATAACCATTtgattactaaaaaaaataaacaaaatttaaagttCAAATAATTAagttattcaataaatctaaaaaataaaatttatttataataatgattagaGTGAATTTTAAAAGCAGTTACaaaagttagttagttagttaccaACTAACTTAACATTAAATTGTCTTGGCCTAACAGTTGAACAATTTTATCAAAATCCATCTAATCCAATTGTTCTTAGACGTTGGAGAATTCAACTTGCCACCCCCAAATTAGCCATGACAACCCCCCAAAATGCATGAAAAGACCAAAATGTCCATCCAAAATCATTTACCACATTTTTCAAAATCTGCGGAGAGCACCAGATTTTTCAAATTCTTGGGAGAAACCGAAATTTGAGGAGCTTACCAGAAATTTCACGAATACAAGTAATTTTTCGGTACTTttatgaaatttccggtattttttaCCAGAAACTGTGAAATTTCACAATTTCCGGTATTTTGTACCGGGAATTTCAAAATCTACGGTATTTTGtatcgaaaatttcaaaattttcggtatcttaataaatttttaaaaataccataaattttgaaatttccggtattttgtcCAGTACCTGAAATTTTGAAATATtcggtattttttattttttttaaattctatttttcttatatttttaatttttttcagtgAGGACTAAAGTCAGGGATGTTACTGTTGCGGGTCGGACTATCGATAGAGCCGAGGCTCGTGCTCGGGATGATGCTGATGAGGCTGATACGTCAGTCTTACATGCTGGACGTCTTGCTCCGACCGGTTCTAACCGGAAACGGAAGGCTGAGCAGGCGCAAGCGGGTAGGGGGTTTCGTGCACCTCGGCGCAGGGGTGGTAGAGCTTCCACTGCTGTGGACGGGCAGGTGCAGCATGATGTGGTTGTAAAGGTTATGCCGGAGGTTGTTGTTCAGCAGGAGGTTATGCAGCAGGAGTCGGTGGCTATTGCTGGGGAGGGGGCTGCTGATGAGAGGGTACCTATAGTTGAGGAGCAGGTACCTATTACTGATGAGGGGGTGGTTAGAGTTAAGGAGCGGGTGGCTGTGGCTGACGAGGGGGTTGTTGATGAGCGGGAAATGCATAATACGGTACATCTATAGAGCCATCAGTACACActatcgctaccgcgaaaaatggatcagagtcgccactagtatatttatcccatcgagggaaaggaatatcataaCACCTagaaaagaataaaaacaaggtcttgcgaccagagaaaaTGGGTACGggagtgttagctgaagattttgaCTAAAGAATTGTAATAATTTGGAGTATTGGATTATGATAAAGAAATGGTTCTCGTAGAGCtatttaaggctatgtttggatagacTAAAATGAACAGAGCGGAATGGAGTGGAGCGGAATGAAGCGGAACagagcggagcggaatggaataaaGATGGTGTTCCACTGTTTGGTTATTTCATGACGGAATATAATTATTTtgtcattccgcccaaatcggagggtatAAAAAATGATAGAAAGTGATGGAATgggatggaatgcattccatccgtttccgctccattccatccgtttttaatcaatccaaacaatggaaCCTAAGTTAATAccattccgctccattccattccACTCTCTTCCATCAACCCAAACATACCCTAAGGGTCTTTCTCTTTGGAAGAGATGTTATTCGACCAAGAATAACTTTTATAATCTTTTACAAGCATCCTTCGACGGAAGCACTGGCATAGTCGAAATGCTGAAGCGGAAAGATTTAAAATTCAAATGGAACGACTTTGTCTGGCGGACGTGTGGGAACATCTGAAGTGAAGTAAACGTTCGAAACGTCGAACGTGGTAGAAAATCTATGtagagaccgttagggtcgaaatagtataaataggagtgctATTGTTTAGATTAATATGTTCGAATCCATATacagaaaattcacaaaaatactcgaagtaccagcgtgagagaaaagagtctttgctgaaataatgtatgtgtgaagaacatcatatttacatttcaTGTTATTTGTTCAATGCAAAGTTATATTTAAAGTTGAAAGTCATGTTATTTATGCATTtactttatttcattttaaagtcatttacttattgcaatttacattagaaagttgtatatattcacaaACTAGAAAGATtattgactatgtcctaggatcaatctagtcgatcctgcgagtaaccagattgtttaaacactttggaggactagcggttgtttgtcagaaatcactggtaaacagggagtcggttacgcaaggggaaggtgttagcacctctcacgtttgtggtactccacatgatccacctatgtttgtttctatctaaagggtgtctaaagTCTAAGCctaatgtgaatgcatgcaaaagaaacacggggaaaagaaagaattatttACAATCGTGCTTGCTTAGGCctcgcgacccaatgcctacgtatctcttACCAGGAATTAGAGTTACCGTAGTTCGGCTAAAAaaaatttctatttgttttgtgttttttaggtgaatagagattaaggtcacaatccacgatgctcgacctttggagacttacacaccTAAGTATGGAATAGACCTAACTTGTTCTTAGAAGAGAAGGAACATgggtttatgttttttgatgtaattccatgatgaacaaaacccactacaaggcttcgcaccatttccttactttgtttgaatttgaatatttattaaatattttgagtgTTTATGATTGGATGTTTTttaaagggaatttatttgtgacttggatcataccaaaaaaagttaattatttagagaaatacaccaaggtctacacctcaatcatttctctaagtAGTAGTCAAAAAATAGACCAAGGTCTACatctcaatcatttctcttccactAAGTAGGAAAGAAATACACCAGGGTCTACACCCCAATTATTTTTTTCCACTATAAAAGAAGTAGCAGTATGATCCTCGTCagtatttattaggtgttttagagttgaaaaagaaaaagaaatgaataaGGGAGACTAACCTAATATACTAACCTAATGATTGTTGTTTTATTAAGAAAGTGGAATCTAAGTCTAATTAAGAGTGAACTAATAACCTAAGGAAAATTACTAAGTAGAAAGGGGAAAAAGTCATTtaagttgaccaaagtcaactttaacaactaggggtattttggaaatttcacaaagcataaaaaatattcacaaaaataaaaggaataaatccTAAactaacaaggaaaataaatcaaAAGCACATTGATATTTTTTATCTAGCCTAAAACaatgttttatgaaataaaactaaaaactaagtgtttttAAACATGGACCAATAAAAAATGGGTTAAATATCTtagtggtccctataaatatggcacttttcacttatagtccctacaaaaaatttcatcaaATTTTGATCCTCACAAAATTTTCCGTCACGAATTTTGGTCCCTACCGTTAGATTActctaacggaggcttacgtggcacgccacgcGTCACGCCACGTCAGTAACAGTCAACACTAAAGAAAAAGAGActgattgcgggggttttaaaccccctttaaataactaaaaaaacaataattttttacaAGTAATTAATCAAACAATTTTGGTACAAAAatctgaaaataattttttgtctATATCAAATAATTcctgaaaattaaaatacaaattttggtacaaaaatatgaaaataatttttttctgaaaattaaaaaaagatttgctTCTTTTcctaaaaaactatttttttagaatatatttttttttttaataagcaattgattgattgaaagttcgcactaggggtgcaacccttacaaaaaaacacaaggccCTAGAGGGAAAAAGGAACGGATAATGGAAGTTTAAACCATTCATAGTAAATTGGTCTAAACTTAGTATATCCACTACATAACCACCTCCAAGAAAGAAAGACAATGTTAGAACAAATGACATCAAAACAAAAAACCTCCCCCTTAAAAATAATGGCATTCCTCATAAGCCAAATACTCCAAATAGTAGCAAACCAAACGTAGTTGATTAAAATACGACGTTTACTACAATTCACCTTTTCTTGAATGACATCAAAACTAAGCATCTCCTCTTCGGTAAATTCGTTCGGTGTGCCAAGCCATAAGAAGACATGCTTCCAAATACCTTTCACCTCTTGGCAATTGAAAAAAagatgggaagaagattcaaggcaAGAGCCACACATCACACAATCCGGACAAGTAACGTTAACAACACCTCTATTCAACAATTGGTCTCTAGTTGGTATCCGATCAATGAAGACTTTCCAAGCAAAGATCTTAATCTTCGGCGGGAGCTTAAGAGCCCACAACACTTTCAACGAATCGATAACTTTAGGATCCCAAGCTAAAGGTTTGGCATTATCAACCGCATGAGCCAAACTTGAGACGGAAAAAACGTTGTCTCCATTGAAGGACCAAGAGAAAGTGTCTCGACTTAAATCGCAAGGAAGGAATCCGCAGAGCATGTCGACAAACCGAGCCCAGTTCTGGCAGGCAGCAGCCGCGGCTGTTATGCTACTGTCGGAAATGGAATCGGCCGAGAACAAAGCTTCCCACCTCCATCTATGTATCCCATCCATCCCTTCTAAAATATCCGCCACCGTGCAATGTTTCTTGCTAGAAAGAGCATATAAATCCGGAAAGACCAAGCGTAGAGGTTGATCGCC
It includes:
- the LOC131634782 gene encoding uncharacterized protein LOC131634782; the encoded protein is MNNALLLKWKWRILHDDEAIWNSFIKARYFCPKIRIQVDEGMWQRKGESIWWRDLCKINLLQDRVANDFSGSFMCCCKNGKDVLFWHNRWLGDQPLRLVFPDLYALSSKKHCTVADILEGMDGIHRWRWEALFSADSISDSSITAAAAACQNWARFVDMLCGFLPCDLSRDTFSWSFNGDNVFSVSSLAHAVDNAKPLAWDPKVIDSLKVLWALKLPPKIKIFAWKVFIDRIPTRDQLLNRGVVNVTCPDCVMCGSCLESSSHLFFNCQEVKGIWKHVFLWLGTPNEFTEEEMLSFDVIQEKVNCSKRRILINYVWFATIWSIWLMRNAIIFKGEVFCFDVICSNIVFLSWRWLCSGYTKFRPIYYEWFKLPLSVPFSL